The following nucleotide sequence is from Endozoicomonas sp. GU-1.
GTGCATCCAGCAGATGGTGGTAACGCTGACCATTGGCATCAAAATAGCGTTCGTTGATGCCAGAGGTGACCATGGAAGCATCGTTCAATGGCAGCGCACGAATAATGGCACCCCGCTCTGCCAGAGGGTTTTGAATACCCACATTCCAGGCCCGGTTGGCATTGGTGGGTGAGTGACCGATGGTGACCACATTGCCCCCCAGACTGATAAAGCCATGGTCAACACCGGCGTTGACCAGCGCTTGTTTGACCTGATCGGCAAAATAGCCTTTGGCGATGGCCCCCAGGTCGATCTCCATACCGGGTTGACGCAAAAATACCGTTCTCTCCTGCTCGTTCAAGACAATGTTGCCGGGATCGACCAACGCCAACCGTGCAGATATCTCCGCCGCTGAGGGCAGTCTGGCATCCCGAAAACCGATGCGCCAGAGCTTGACCAGAGGGCCAATAGCAATATTGAAGGGGTTGCGCCTGTCCTGACTTGCCGCCTTGGCGACGTTGATCAGATGAAAGAGATCAGATTCAACCGCGATGGGTGCAATGCCTGCATTCTGGTTGATGCGCATCAGTTCGCTATCTGGTTGATTGACAGCAGGCTGATTGACCGTGAACCGCCGGGCGTATTGGGAAAGTTGGTGATAGGCCGCTTTGAGCAGCTGCTCACCATTTTGATGATAAACGACCAGATCAATCACTGTTCCCATCAACTGGAATCGGGTCTGGTACTTCTGCATGAACTGGTACTTTTGTATGAGCCTGTGTTTGTCTAGAAAGAGTTCACTACCAAAAAGCCCGCCACTCCACTTGGGCAGGGCAGGCTTTTGGTTGTCGCCACTATACCTTAAACAAGGTCAGCCGCACTTTCACCGGCAATACGGCCAAAGGTGAAGATATCGATCAGGGCGTTACCACCCAGACGGTTACCGGCATGGATACCGCCAGTCACTTCACCCGCTGCGTACAGGCCAGCAATAACGTTACCATCCTTGCCAATCACTCGTGTGCTGGTATCGATCTTCAAGCCACCCATGGTGTGGTGAATAGA
It contains:
- a CDS encoding FAD:protein FMN transferase, with product MQKYQTRFQLMGTVIDLVVYHQNGEQLLKAAYHQLSQYARRFTVNQPAVNQPDSELMRINQNAGIAPIAVESDLFHLINVAKAASQDRRNPFNIAIGPLVKLWRIGFRDARLPSAAEISARLALVDPGNIVLNEQERTVFLRQPGMEIDLGAIAKGYFADQVKQALVNAGVDHGFISLGGNVVTIGHSPTNANRAWNVGIQNPLAERGAIIRALPLNDASMVTSGINERYFDANGQRYHHLLDAQTGMPIATEIASLTIISKHSVDGEIWSTAGFLSSADDALHYLCQQPLIEAVVVTKDGTVKMTDGLVDHGRYIALR